GTTTCGGCAACACGTGCCGGAGACAAAACGCCTGTTGCCTATTCCGATGTGTCGAAAAAGAGCATCGAAGAACAAAATATGGGACAAGATATTCCCTATTTGCTGAGCATGACACCTTCGTTGGTGACAACATCGGATGCGGGAACGGGAATCGGCTACACAGGTTTCCGTATTCGGGGAACCGATGCCAACCGTATTAACGTGACTGTTAATGGTATTCCGGTAAACGACGCAGAATCGCACGGTGTATACTGGGTAGACTTGCCCGACCTGGCTTCATCGCTCCAAAATGTGCAGGTTCAGCGCGGAGTGGGAACATCGACGAACGGAGCCGGCGCATTTGGTGCAACCATCAATATGCAAACGAACAATCTGAACAAAGACGCTTACGCGGAAGTGAACTCTTCTGCCGGCTCGTTCAACACGTTTAAAAATACAGTGTCGGCCGGGACCGGTTTATTGAATGGAAAATTCTCTTTCGACGCCCGACTTTCCAAAATTACTTCGGACGGTTACGTCGACCGCGGTTGGTCCGATTTAAAATCGTACTACCTCTCAGGGGGATATTACACAACCAAATCAATTCTGAAAGTCAACATCTTCTCCGGTATCGAAAAAACATATCAGGCCTGGTATGGAATTCCTTCCGATATGCTGGCGACCAACCGCCGGTATAATCCGGCCGGTGAGTACACCGATGCTCAGGGGAAAGCGCACTATTACAACAACGAAACCGACAATTACTGGCAGGACAACTACCAGTTGCTGTACTCCCATCGCTTCAATGAGCATCTTAATATGAATGCGGCACTGCATTACACGTACGGTCGCGGATATTACGAGGAATACAAGCCCGACCAAAGTTTCGTAGATTACCTGATGACGCCTCCGACCATTGGTGGCACACAGGTACAGTCGACCGATTTAGTGCGCCGGAAATGGCTGGATAATGATTTTTACGGAACAACTTTCTCGTTGAACTATGACAAGGGTAAAAATAGTATGACACTTGGAGGTGCCTGGAACCAATACGACGGCCGGCACTTCGGAAAAGTAATCTGGGCTCAGTATTATGGTGAAAATCCGATTAACCATCAGTGGTACTATTCTACCGGACTTAAGACCGATTACAACGTATATGGCAAGTTGAACCACCAGTTCTCCTCGAGGCTCAATGCCTATTTCGATTTGCAATACCGGCATATCGGTTACAAAATCGACGGGAAAGACGACGACTTGAGGG
This Prolixibacter sp. NT017 DNA region includes the following protein-coding sequences:
- a CDS encoding TonB-dependent receptor, with amino-acid sequence MKKILALWLLQLIFLSANAQNTLNGRVENEKGQPLIGANVVIENTFVGMPTDPNGEFRFENLKTGNYVLKVSYLGYQPVSRKITVPVKGKLAITMKSSAVLADEVIVSATRAGDKTPVAYSDVSKKSIEEQNMGQDIPYLLSMTPSLVTTSDAGTGIGYTGFRIRGTDANRINVTVNGIPVNDAESHGVYWVDLPDLASSLQNVQVQRGVGTSTNGAGAFGATINMQTNNLNKDAYAEVNSSAGSFNTFKNTVSAGTGLLNGKFSFDARLSKITSDGYVDRGWSDLKSYYLSGGYYTTKSILKVNIFSGIEKTYQAWYGIPSDMLATNRRYNPAGEYTDAQGKAHYYNNETDNYWQDNYQLLYSHRFNEHLNMNAALHYTYGRGYYEEYKPDQSFVDYLMTPPTIGGTQVQSTDLVRRKWLDNDFYGTTFSLNYDKGKNSMTLGGAWNQYDGRHFGKVIWAQYYGENPINHQWYYSTGLKTDYNVYGKLNHQFSSRLNAYFDLQYRHIGYKIDGKDDDLRDITQSHSFDFFNPKVGIYYSPNDQNKMYASFAKAHREPNRSNYVDAAPNGPMPTSENLNDYEVGYNYRSTNFAFGVNFYFMDYVNQLILTGEINDVGSAIMTNAPSSYRAGIELTGGWRICKSLRWDANATFSRNKIKNFTEYVDDADNYPQQISNYLGTTDIAFSPDVVAGSKISWQPTKPLSVNFSSHYVGKQYIDNTSSENRKLDAYFFSNLKADYHIPTSLFKELTLSVMVNNIFNAMYSSNAWVYSYYENGVRKKMDGYYPQAGINYLVGIRARF